The Geothrix sp. DNA segment CACCCTCGTGGTCTCGCCCCTCATCCCGTCCGTGCAGGCGAACGGCGTCGGCGACCAGAACTGCAACCTCATCGATCACACCCAGTACGATCACGGCTCCCTGCTGGCCACCATCGAACAGATCTACGGGCTCTCACCGCTCACCCATCGCGACGCGACGGCCAGGGAGTTCTCCCACCTCCTGTCCCTCCCGGCACCCCGCTCAGATGCCCCCTGGACGCTGCCGGAAGCCGCGAAGTCGGGATTCAACTGTGCCGACGATGCCAGCAACCCGCCCAGCGGACCCACGGGGCCCCTGGCTGAGCCCGTCAATCCGGACGAGTCGCATCCCATCGGGCCGAGCCTGCGCGGCTTCGTCGAACTCGCGGGCATCATCGATGCGCGGCTCCATCCCACCGACAAGGCCCAGATCGCCCGCCGGGTCCAGGAGCTGACCACCCAGGCCGACGCCCACACCTATCTGACGCGGGTGCACACCCAGCTGCAGACCCACCACCAGAGAATCCGCGCCACTGGAATCTCCCCCAAGGCCACGAGAAGCCGCCGTCGGAATCGCCGCGACGCCGCCCTCAAGGCCAAGCGCGACTAGCGGCCCCTTCGCCCGAGGCGGTGGGGAACTACTTCCCCTCCCACCGCTTCCGATCCAGCCACACCTGCTGGTCCTTGCCACGGGCATCCTTGCCGCGCCAGTGGAGCTTGAGGGGGCCCTGGGCGTCCTTCTTCAGGATGGACACGCCGGTGCCTTCGCCGGTGCGCAGGAGGTGCAGCAGGCCCTCCACGCTGAGCACCTGGGGCAGGAAGGGCAGCGGCAGCTGGGACAGGTAGGTGGCGCGCTGGTCGAGCTTCTGGCGGGGCACCTGCAGGCGGTAACCCGAGGCGGCATCCCCCTCCAGCAGCAGCAGCCGCTCCCCGGGCGCGTGCAGCTCGAGGATGAGCTTGCCGCTGGCGGCTTCCATCAGCAGGCTGAGGGTGCCCACGCCCTCGCCATCGGCGCCCGCGTAGCCCCAGCCGTACTGGGCCCGCACGGGCGCCGCGGGCGCGGGGGCGACCACCGGCGGCGGGGCCTGGAGCGGCATCACTGGTCGTCCTCGTCGTCATCGGGTTTCACGGCGGGGGTCGCTGGCGTGGCCGTGGGCGCTTCCAGCTTCGCGGCCTGCTCCTTGGCGATGCGGATGCGCAGGTCACCCAGGCGTTTCTCCAGGGCGGATCGATCCGGGAAGACGAAGGCCAGGGCCCGGTCCCACTGCTCGGCGGCTTCCGCCAGCTTGCCCTGCTTCACCAGGACCTCGCCCAGGTGCTTGCGGACCTCGGGGCTGAAGGGGCTCAGCTCCGCGGCGCGGCGCAGCGTGGCCTCCGCCTCGGCGACGCGGCCCAGCTTGAACTGGGCCCAGCCCAGGCTGTCCACCACGTTGCCGTTGTCCGGCGTGGCTTTCGCGCTGGCCTCGATGAGGGCGGCGGCCTCCTCCAGGTCGCGGTCCTGCTCCAGCAGCAGGTAGCCGAGGTTGTTCTGCACCAGCGGGTTGGCCGGCTCCAGGGCCTGGGCCTCGCGCAGCACGGCCAGGGACTCCGCATGGCGATCGAGCTGGTCGTAGGCCTGGCTCTGCATGATCAGCATGTCCACGCGGCGCACCGGGGAGAGGGTGCGGGCCCGCTCCAGGGCCTCGAGGCACTTGTCCCAGCGCTGGAACTCCTGCCAGAGGGCGGCCATGCCCTCCAGGTGCAGCTGCTCCAGCGCGGCCCGCGTCTCCTTGCGGGAGAACACCGCGTACTCGAGGTACCTGGGCGGGAGCTTGGCGGCCTGCTGGAAGAAGGGCACCTTCGGGTAGCGGGCGATGCCCTCCTTGAGGGCGTCCAGCCCGCTCTTCCAGTCGTTGAGGCTGATGCAGGCCTGCGTCTTGAAGACCTGGGCCTCGCCGTCGGTGTGGGGGCGGGGGCGCCGGTCCTTCAGGAAGGCCAGCAGGGCCCTGCCCTTGCCCTGGAGCAGGAGGGATTCCGCGTACAGCATCGGCGCACCATCCCCGATCCACTGGGGTTCGATCTCCTGGGACACGATGCCGCGGAGGCGCCGCTCGGCCTCTTCGAAGCGGCCCAGGTTCATGAGGGCCCGCGCCGTGTGGAAGGTGAGGGTGGGGCTGGGCTTCAGGGCCTCGGCCTTGGCCAGCGTCTCGAGGGCCTCGGTCCAGCGCGCGGTCTGGATGCGCACGAGGGACACGTTCTCCCACAGTCCGGCTTCCTGGGGGACGTGGCTGGCCAGCAGGAGGAAGCTCTCCTCGGCATGGGCCAGGTAGCCGGCCTTGATCTGCTCCCGGGCCAGTTCCTCGAGCAAGCGGAGGTGCCGGTCCTCAGGGTGCCGGGCATTGAGGGCCAGCAGGGCCTCGCGCTTGCCTTCGTAGTTCTGGGTCGCGCGGGCGTGGATGAAGGCCCGCTCCCAGGCGGGTCCGAAGCTGGGGCGCATGCGGCCCAGGCGCAGCCAGGCCCGCAGGGCCCCCTCCCCGTCCTTGACCGTCTCGGAGGCCTCACCGAGGCGCGCCCAGAGCTCCGGATCCTGGGGCAGGCGGAGG contains these protein-coding regions:
- a CDS encoding tetratricopeptide repeat protein, giving the protein MSDFRASLLVVLLAGALASAEDVRALMLQARALQLRGGGADPTAAAALYRRVLAQVPESAEANLRLSEALQEAQDADAAVAPARKAVELAPQNAEAQAHLALLQFQRAQKDAALAPEAIRELKAATLRLPQDPELWARLGEASETVKDGEGALRAWLRLGRMRPSFGPAWERAFIHARATQNYEGKREALLALNARHPEDRHLRLLEELAREQIKAGYLAHAEESFLLLASHVPQEAGLWENVSLVRIQTARWTEALETLAKAEALKPSPTLTFHTARALMNLGRFEEAERRLRGIVSQEIEPQWIGDGAPMLYAESLLLQGKGRALLAFLKDRRPRPHTDGEAQVFKTQACISLNDWKSGLDALKEGIARYPKVPFFQQAAKLPPRYLEYAVFSRKETRAALEQLHLEGMAALWQEFQRWDKCLEALERARTLSPVRRVDMLIMQSQAYDQLDRHAESLAVLREAQALEPANPLVQNNLGYLLLEQDRDLEEAAALIEASAKATPDNGNVVDSLGWAQFKLGRVAEAEATLRRAAELSPFSPEVRKHLGEVLVKQGKLAEAAEQWDRALAFVFPDRSALEKRLGDLRIRIAKEQAAKLEAPTATPATPAVKPDDDEDDQ